The DNA region gatcctccaaaaactAAACATTTTTGGAGGGTCCAAGCAACATAGACTAGAGGTAATATATCATCAATACCTAACCTTGAAATATGTCTGACCAGTTCTATGTCAAGATCAGAACTGTCTCCATTTGTTGCATGAAGTGCTGCCAGCAGAAATTAAACTTGTAATCTCAATTATGAATCTTACTAAAACATCAGTATGCCAAGTCACATGATGACAAAAAGGATAAGAGTGAAGATTACAGAAAATGGTTATGGCGATGACATAAGCTGATAATTGGTAAAGAATCCTTGAAGTGAAGGTAACCACTTTGTCCCTAGAGGAGAGTGTTGAGTGGACGAAAGGGGAAAAAAGAGGAAAACGAAGAGAAACTAATGCAAGATATTTACTTAGCTTTTGCTTGATCTGGAAagtgacgaaaaaaaaaaaaattagcactTCCTCTCTAACTTAGAAAGCTTGTTACGGGTTAATATACAAACAGAAACCAGAAGGTTAATGTGCAAGCTGAACAATGATAATGTGCAAGCTGAACAATGAAAAACATACTCCAATATCAAACTTATTTGAAAGTGAATAAGCACAAAGATGACATCCAGCTCAAAAACTTCTAAATAAGAATCTTACAAAACTGAGAAGCATGAATTTTCAGGCAAAGGAAGTGAGGAATGGCCTTTGTTCACTTTTAAAAGCCATTTCTCaacagaaaggaaaaaaatatgcTAATATCTATACTAGGAAACAGGCCTGATTAAGAAAAAGACATTAATAGTTAAAATGGAGAAATATATCAAAATCGTCTATCAGTTAACAATAAACATAAACGAACCCGGAGTAATCCTTGTTAAAAGCTAAATAATGATGagtttttttaaaaggaaaaagatATGAATAGGTAAATTGGAGAAAATATCAAATTGTCTATTAGTTAACAATTAACATCCATGAACCCTGAGTCATCCTTGTTAAAAGTTAAAATAATGTTTAAGAAACAGACTAAAACTAAACAATTTACAAGCATATTTGCAAGCAAACATAAAAACATATTTGCAAGCAAAGAGGAGAAAGAGGATACGGCATACAAAAAGGCCAAAAAGAAGAAATGGATAATGGCAGTATCAAGAAAAGACTGGCGAAATTAGAATTGTGGAACAAATTTAAACAATAGAAAACAATGCCCGACACACAAAGATAAGACAAAAAAAGGCAAAACGGCAAAATATCAAAATTGTCTATTAAAAAGTAAAACATATCGTGAGCCTGAGATATCTCTTGATACCGCTTAAATAATGGATAAAAAggaagaatgaaataaacaaaaaaaatcaaaaggcaCCACAGTGAAAAATTCAGAAAAATATAAgagtaagaaaaaaaattcacttcaaaataagtcaaaggAAAAATGAGGAATTTGtccacaaaaacaaaaacaaaaaaagtcaATGACATAAGACATAAAATCTACCACGTCCGGTAGGAACGTGGTTTATCAGTAAGAAGTATGGATTATATGAAGTAAAGAAATAAAGAGGCACCCCTTAGACACTCATCAATGCTTCCATATCTTTGTTTCCTCATAGACAGGCACTGTTCATCTGCAAAAACCATGCACAACTAAGTATGGGATAATACACCTAACAAGGGGAGAAGGGGCTGGAGTTACGTAAAAGGAAAAAGCAAAATCACAAGGCCATTTAACTGATCTAGAAAGAGAAAGAACAGGAAAGCAAAGGCTACTGGATAATCCACTCAAACAAATTACCATATCTTTGTATATTCAAGGGCGAATGATAACATCACAAGTCTCTCTGCTAGGGAGTAGGCTCAAATTAATATAAGCATAATCAAGAGGAATCTAACCAAAAAATCAATATACCATTTGTTTAACTCATACactcatcctttttttttttcgatgAAGTAAGAGGTTGTATTGAAAAGGCATCAGGAAGATGCAAGAGAGTTACAAAGAAAATAGATGATAACTccagaattgcaaaaaaaaacaaatgagATCTGGGAGTTAAAACCTATAGCAAAAACTCATACACTCATCCTTGCCTTCCCTGGGCTTCCTAATCGCTTAAAGAACAGTGTAAAGCATCATAAGATACATGCTTCTGGAAAATGCTAGTTTTTCCCATGCATTGGAGGCAGATAGATATTTTTTTGATGAGCtttgttaattatttttttaggggACAGACAAAATTTTATGATAACAAATAATCAACATTGTGGCCAATAAGTCGTTTTTCCATTAAATTGGACTATGTTGTTATCAAATTGGTTAGACATCTTAGCACACATTCATAGCACAAGAGGAAGGAGAGGAGCACAGTGGGGATCTGATTAGCTGGCACGGGTGAAGGTAGCAGGATAAAAGTTGACCATTTTCCATTTTCACTACAACGTTTTACTCGTAAATCGTCATGACTCTTTATTTGTTGAATAGTTTGAATTTTCTCTTATCTTTTAACTTATTCTCATTTCTTCTTTCCGTAAGTTCCAAACAACTACTTTCAGCCCTTTTTCCCGGCCGAGATGTTGCCCAGGTAGCTTGTGGTTGCAGTTTGCTAACCACCAATTGCTGACCAACAATAGAAAGAAAAACACTAGAGATTGTTTATTATGACATATATAGACACTAATTGCTTATAACATTTAGCTTAAAATCTAATTGCTTCTTGACTTCGAATTGCTTATGGAAAGTCAAGATTCCACACAAGGTAGCATGCTTCACATGGTTACTGGCTAAAAAGGCTGTTTTGACTCGAGATAAACTCATGAAAAGGGGTCTTTAGTTATACTCCAGATTTCTTTTATGTGGAGCTGAGGCTGAAACAATAAATCATCATCTCTTACACAGTAAAGTGACTCACAAACTATGGCAGATTTTCATCAACCTAAGGGGTCAGATGGTTTATGCCAAGGAACACACGGGAAGTCTTAGCTTGTTGGAATAGAGATGGTAAGCAGTAAGGTCACAAGGAGAGATGGAAGATTGTCCCAACTTGCATATGGTGGACTATTTGCATATGGAAGTCTTAGCTTGAGGACATTCCTAGTGTTTTAAGATTACTTATGAGTTGATAGTAGAAAAACAACGTATTTAACTTTTACCTGTCCACAAGCATATCAGGAGAAAAACAATCATTTTTCATATTTTACTCTTAGCATTAACCACTAGTTTCCCAAGATTTTTCGAAATGCTAATAGTCAAGTGTAACAATAAGAGGAataacatacctagtgtaatccccCAGGTGGATTCTAGAGAGGGTAATGTACCTAGACCTTACCCCTAACTCGTGGAGGTAGAAAAGTTGTTTCTGCAAGACCCTCGGCTCTTAATAGTGATGAGTATTATGGTAGCaaatgcacttcatttattacttTTTAAGGGGAGTGCAAAGTGTATTAtgaacaaataaaaatggacaaaGGGAGTACAACTTAAACACAAAACATAGTAATAAGAGTATCAAATAGAAGACCAAGTACCACAAGTGTGACGAGTAGCAACTACTCCCTGGAAGCTTAGCAGTTGAATGTTGGCCAAGCTGCTTATTCGGATAGGCCTGCAATAAGCCGGGCCCCACTCCACCAGTAGAACCACCAGTGCTGCTACCAACACCACCACCATATGCCCCTAAACCCGAAACACCCCCTCCTAAACTATCTAACAACCCACCATATCCTGCAATCCCCATTCCACCACCCATTTGCTGCCCGAAACCACCAACTCCTAGAAATGGATTCACATATCCTGCATATAGAGGTGGCAAAATTAGTCCACGAAAACATGACCCACCCAACCTCACCCAAGTTTGGGCTGGTCATTGACCGGCCCGTTTCATCCCATCAAAAGTTGGGATGATATGTAGCCCAAATTGACCCACGgaaatcttgtcaaaatattttcagaaagtcatttttttatttgatatgttatattagtcataataaagaaaaaatacTTTTATTAGGTAACTAAgaaattataaaagaacaaactAAGAAATTAAAACTCAATAAGAATTCAGTGggttggtttgacttgattttaGCCCATCAGCCCAAGTATCTTTTATGCGGGTTATTTTATAGGAATCTTTCATAAGTAGCGAGATTAGTGATCTTTGACATTATTTTGTTTTCAAAACGTAGCATTATTTTTCTTTCAATATGTAGCATATACACTATAGAACACGTGCATACAACAATTGGCCTACAATTTAGGGATACGTGTATTCTGCTATAAAATGTAAAATATATCTAAGTACCGCTATAAAGTGTAAATATGGAGCATAATCAATTACATTAGGTAATTTTTCCTCATTTTAttaactcagcccattttgacaCCCGTACCTGCATATGGGTTAGCAAGTACTCCGCCATAAAACGGATTCATCATCGCCACATTTGCGTTCTGACCAACCATCCCCATGCCATACAAACCTTGCCCGGGTGGCGGCATTGCCAACAGGGCAGGCTGTTGTATAATCTCAGTAGTAATACTCGCCGCTCCACCACCAATTTTCCCCTCAGCCGCCTTTTTACAATACAATTGCCTCCCTTCAAACAACTTACACGGCTCTTCGAGACATTTCTTTGCCTCCTCTACCCTTTTATACACAAACAAAGCATACCCTTTTGATTTCCCAGTCGTTGGATCAAATCCCATCGGTCCAACCTCGATTTCCCCAAACTTCGCGAAAAACATCCTTAATTTCTCCGAATCAACGTCCTTACTCACATTACTCACATATATCTTCCTGTTACCAAACTCATTGTTATTATCACCAGAAACAACACACTCCTCCTTCTTCATCGAAGCCAACTTACACGAAACGACGCGATTATTAACCGTTTTTCGCGGTTCTTTAAGCGCTTTTTCGGCTTCTTTTCGAGTTTTAAACACGATAAAAGCATACCCTTTCGCTTTTCCCGTTACATGGTCGATCACAACGTTACATTCCTCAACTGCACCGAATTCTTCGAACACGGATAGTAGGG from Lycium barbarum isolate Lr01 chromosome 10, ASM1917538v2, whole genome shotgun sequence includes:
- the LOC132613636 gene encoding UBP1-associated protein 2A-like, with protein sequence MAAKNNIKKRKLIKNTDSIATPSKIKKQQKTPKPNKPTRPEPTSDSDSDSDPLPTKIQKLLEPYTKDQLITLAVNTALSHPSFYNLIQSTADKDITHRKIFVYGLARDTTRQTLLSVFEEFGAVEECNVVIDHVTGKAKGYAFIVFKTRKEAEKALKEPRKTVNNRVVSCKLASMKKEECVVSGDNNNEFGNRKIYVSNVSKDVDSEKLRMFFAKFGEIEVGPMGFDPTTGKSKGYALFVYKRVEEAKKCLEEPCKLFEGRQLYCKKAAEGKIGGGAASITTEIIQQPALLAMPPPGQGLYGMGMVGQNANVAMMNPFYGGVLANPYAGYVNPFLGVGGFGQQMGGGMGIAGYGGLLDSLGGGVSGLGAYGGGVGSSTGGSTGGVGPGLLQAYPNKQLGQHSTAKLPGSSCYSSHL